A section of the Streptomyces sp. NBC_01363 genome encodes:
- a CDS encoding fumarylacetoacetate hydrolase family protein produces the protein MRIARFSIDGNVAFGAVEGEGPDGLVLDIIKGIPYAEFELSGTKVPLSKVRLLPPVLPNKVVAIGRNYAEHAAELGNEVPDVPVAFFKPTTSVIGSGDAIEYPSFSNELHHEAELAVVIGRMCREVPRERVKDVIFGYTCANDVTARDAQKREKQWARAKGFDTSCPLGPWVETDLDPHDLTIQATVNGEQRQLGRTSDMIRSIEDLVVHITEAMTLLPGDVILTGTPAGVGPLHVGDEVAVTIEGIGTLTNKVIKRG, from the coding sequence GTGCGCATCGCCAGGTTCTCCATCGACGGCAATGTCGCCTTCGGCGCCGTCGAGGGCGAGGGGCCCGATGGTCTCGTCCTCGACATCATCAAGGGCATTCCGTACGCCGAGTTCGAGCTCTCCGGCACCAAGGTCCCGCTGAGCAAGGTCCGCCTCCTGCCGCCCGTGCTCCCCAACAAGGTCGTGGCCATCGGCCGCAACTACGCGGAGCACGCCGCGGAACTCGGCAACGAGGTACCGGACGTCCCCGTCGCCTTCTTCAAGCCCACCACCTCGGTGATCGGCTCCGGCGACGCGATCGAGTACCCCTCCTTCTCGAACGAACTCCACCACGAGGCCGAACTGGCCGTGGTCATCGGCCGCATGTGCCGGGAAGTGCCGCGCGAGCGCGTGAAGGACGTCATCTTCGGCTACACCTGCGCCAATGACGTCACCGCCCGCGACGCCCAGAAGCGCGAGAAGCAGTGGGCGCGGGCCAAGGGCTTCGACACCTCCTGCCCGCTCGGCCCCTGGGTGGAGACCGACCTCGACCCCCACGACCTGACCATCCAGGCCACGGTCAACGGCGAGCAACGCCAACTGGGCCGTACGAGCGACATGATCCGCTCGATCGAGGATCTGGTCGTCCACATCACGGAAGCCATGACGCTGCTCCCGGGCGATGTGATCCTCACCGGCACTCCCGCAGGGGTCGGACCCCTCCATGTCGGCGACGAGGTCGCCGTCACCATCGAAGGCATCGGCACTCTCACCAACAAGGTGATCAAGCGTGGTTAA
- the gltX gene encoding glutamate--tRNA ligase, with protein MVNAPVRVRFCPSPTGNPHVGLVRTALFNWAFARHHGGTLVFRIEDTDAARDSEDSYNQLLDSMRWLGFDWDEGPEVGGPHAPYRQSQRMDIYKDVADRLLAGGYAYHCYCTTEELDARRDAARAAGKPSGYDGHCRELSAEQIAAYEAEGRTSIVRFRMPDEALTFNDLVRGELTFQPENVPDYGIVRANGAPLYTLVNPVDDALMEITHVLRGEDLLSSTPRQLALYKALIELGIAKDTPAFGHLPYVMGEGNKKLSKRDPQASLNLYRERGFLPEGLLNYLSLLGWSIAEDRDIFSIEEMVAAFDIEDVNANPARFDLKKCEHINAEHIRRMDMKAFTEACGPWLKAPFAPWAPEAFDAEQFAEIAPHAQTRVTVLSDITVNVDFLFLDEPATDEASWTKAMKEGSDALLVTARAKLADADWNADALKNAILTAGEEHGLKLGKAQAPIRVAVTGRTIGLPLFESLEILGREKTLARVDAALAKLTA; from the coding sequence GTGGTTAACGCACCAGTCCGTGTACGTTTCTGTCCCTCCCCGACCGGCAACCCCCACGTGGGCCTGGTCCGCACCGCCCTGTTCAACTGGGCCTTCGCCCGGCACCACGGCGGCACGCTGGTCTTCCGCATCGAGGACACCGACGCCGCCCGCGACTCCGAGGACTCCTACAACCAGCTCCTGGACTCGATGCGCTGGCTCGGCTTCGACTGGGACGAGGGCCCCGAGGTCGGCGGCCCGCACGCCCCGTACCGCCAGTCGCAGCGCATGGACATCTACAAGGACGTCGCCGACAGGCTCCTCGCGGGCGGGTACGCGTACCACTGCTACTGCACCACCGAGGAGCTCGACGCCCGCCGCGACGCCGCCCGCGCCGCCGGCAAGCCGTCCGGCTACGACGGCCACTGCCGCGAGCTGAGCGCCGAGCAGATCGCCGCGTACGAGGCCGAGGGCCGGACGTCCATCGTCCGCTTCCGGATGCCCGACGAGGCGCTCACCTTCAACGACCTGGTCCGTGGCGAGCTGACCTTCCAGCCGGAGAACGTGCCGGACTACGGCATCGTCCGCGCCAACGGTGCCCCGCTCTACACGCTGGTCAACCCGGTCGACGACGCGCTGATGGAGATCACCCACGTCCTGCGCGGCGAGGACCTGCTCTCCTCCACCCCGCGCCAGCTCGCCCTCTACAAGGCGCTCATCGAGCTGGGCATCGCCAAGGACACCCCCGCCTTCGGCCACCTGCCGTACGTCATGGGCGAGGGCAACAAGAAGCTCTCCAAGCGCGACCCGCAGGCGTCCCTGAACCTCTACCGCGAGCGCGGCTTCCTGCCCGAGGGGCTGCTCAACTACCTCTCCCTGCTGGGCTGGTCGATCGCCGAGGACCGCGACATCTTCTCGATCGAGGAGATGGTGGCCGCGTTCGACATCGAGGACGTCAACGCCAACCCGGCGCGCTTCGACCTGAAGAAGTGCGAGCACATCAACGCCGAGCACATCCGCAGGATGGACATGAAGGCGTTCACCGAGGCCTGCGGCCCCTGGCTGAAGGCCCCGTTCGCCCCGTGGGCTCCGGAGGCCTTCGACGCGGAGCAGTTCGCGGAGATCGCCCCGCACGCCCAGACCCGCGTCACGGTCCTCTCGGACATCACGGTCAACGTCGACTTCCTCTTCCTCGACGAGCCGGCGACGGACGAGGCGTCCTGGACCAAGGCGATGAAGGAGGGCTCCGACGCCCTGCTCGTCACGGCCCGCGCCAAGCTGGCCGACGCCGACTGGAACGCGGACGCCCTGAAGAACGCCATCCTCACCGCGGGCGAGGAGCACGGCCTGAAACTCGGCAAGGCCCAGGCCCCGATCCGCGTAGCGGTCACCGGCCGCACGATCGGCCTGCCGCTCTTCGAGTCCCTGGAGATCCTGGGCCGCGAGAAGACCCTGGCCCGCGTGGACGCGGCCCTGGCGAAGCTGACCGCGTAA